GCTCACCGGCCACAACACCGATGACCCCGACCCGGCCGAGACCGCGCCGGCAGCGATCGCAGTGGACGGCAAATCCTTGCGAGGCACCTTCGCCCGCACCGGCGGCGCCGGAGTGCACCTGCTGGCCGCGATCACCCACGAGACGGCAACGGTGCTCGGTCAACGCCAGGTCCCGGCCGGCAGCAGCGAAATCACCTGGTTCCAACCCCTGCTGGACACCATCGACCTGGCCGGGCGGGTGGTCACCGCCGACGCCCTGCACACCACCGCCGCCCATGCCCGCTACCTGCATCAACGCGGCGCGGACTACGTGTTCACCGTCAAGGAGAACCAGCACCGTCTCCATAGCCTGCTCGACACCCTGCCCTGGCACGAGATCCCCGCCCACATCACCAGCGGCAGCGGGCACGGCCGCAGCGAACGCCGCACCGTCCAGCTCGCACCCCTGGGCGAGTACCTCGGCTACCCCGCCATCGACTTCCCCCACGCCACGCACGCGTTCCTCATCGAGCGCTACACCACCCACCACACCAGCCAGAAACGCTCCGCCCACGCCGCATTCGGCCTCACCAGCCTCACCGGCCCCTGGGCCCACCCCGCCCACATCGGAGACTACGTCCGCAGCCACTGGCACATCGAAAACAAACTCCACTACGTCCGCGACGTCACCTACAAAGAAGACCAATCACGAGCCCGCACCGGCACCGCACCCCGCGTCATGGCCACCCTCCGCAACCTCGCCACCAGCGCACACCGACAAGCCGGACACAACAACATCGCCAAAGCACTCCGCCACACCGCCCGCAACGCCACCCGAGCCCTCACCCTGCTCGGAATACCCACATGACCACCACAAACGACTTTGCCGGAACCCTGCCGGAGAGGGTGGGGGCTGCTCTGGGGCCGACGGCGGGCCGGGCCCTCAGTTCTCCCGGCGCAGCATGCGGCTGACGCCGGCCGCCACGGTGGTCGCCAGGATCCAGCCCGAAGCCGTGAAGCCGGCCGCCACCCAGTTGTCCGGGCCGTGCATGTACCACCTCGACTTGTTGCCGAAGTCGACGATCGGGACCAGCAGGTCGGCCGTGTAGATCACCGGGTTCCACTGCAGGCCCGTGTCCTGCTGGTTCACCACGCAGCGGGGACCGCTGGTCATGAAGCGGCCGGACTTGTCGTGGATGCAGTCGTCGGAGCCCAGGCCGAACCACAGGCTGCCCAGCACCAGCAGCGTCAGCAGCCAGCCGAGCGCGCGCACCGGGCGGTAGCCGTAGCCGACCATCGATCGCTGCAGCCAGCTCCACAGCCGGACGCCCGGGCCGAAGAACTGGAACCCCCTGGCGAGTGCCTCGTAGCGGAACTGCTGCTTGCGCAGGGCCACCGTCGAGGCGTGCTCTTCGTTTCCCGCCGCGCGCAGCATGTGCGCGAGCTGGTCGTACGGGCCTGGCCGGTAGCCGCGCATCGCCCTGCGCAGCAGCTCGATGCGGTCGTCGAGTGCCTTGTCGTCGGCGAGCGGGATGCCCTTCTTGAGCGCGTCGTAGCGGAAGTCCTCCAGCTCGATGCCGTCGGACGCCGCCCAGAACTGGTCGTTGTCGCTCAGCGTTCCGCAGTGGGCGCGCCGGAGCACGATCCGGCCCGTCGGCGGGCTGCTCGGCGTCAGGATGAACTCGTCCGAGGCGACGTCGCCCGCGTCCAGGGCCACGCCGAACGGGGGCAGCGACCCCAGCTGGGAACCGCGCAGGTCCACGCGCCGGGCGACCTGCGCGCCGTCGAGGTTGACGCCGCCTTCCGCGACGAACGGGCGGCCGTTGTTGTCCCGCAGCGTCAGGTCGCGGCCGACCCGGCCGGTCCGGACGTCGAGGGAGTAGCTGCTGGTGGCGCGCTGGCCGGGCTCGGTGAGCCGGGTGCCCGCCAGGTTGATGCTGCCGCCGACGTCCACACCCTGCAGCCGCAGCGTGCCGTGGATCGTGGCGTCGGTGAGCTGGAAGTTGCCCGCGATCTTCGAGCGGCGCGCCGAGAACACGTCCCGGCCCGGATGGCGGAACATCGAGTTCCAGGCCAGGAAGTTGCCACCGACGGTGACGTCGGCCAGCCGCAGCTGCCCGGCGGGCACGCGCAGGCTCGTCGCCTCGATGTCGCCGCCGATCTCGGTGCCGTCCAGGTGCAGCGCGCGGTCGTAGTACGGCACCGTCTTGCCGCGCTCGACCCGGATCTCGGCGCCGGCCAGCCGCAGCGAGCCGCCGATCCGGGCGTTGACCATCCGCAGCGTGCCCAGGGCCTGCAGGCCGTCCGACAGCTCGACGTTCCCGTCGACGCGCATCCGGTCCGCGACCAGCGCCGGCCGCGGGTCCAGGTACGGGTCGTTGGACTTCCACGCGTCGACGGCGATCGGCCCGTGCTGCGACACCGTCAGCTTGGCTTCGCGCAGCGAGATGTCGCTGTCGACCGTGGCGCTCGGCAGGTACATGATCCCGGTGGCGGAGAAGCGTTTGCGCTGGCTGGCCGGGCCGTAGTTGTCCACCTCGCACAGCAGGCTGCCGCCGATGTGCAGGCCGTTGCCGTTGAGCGCGAAGCCGTCCGGGTTGTTCAGCGTCGCGCCGGAGAAGTTGACGTTACCGCCGGTCCTGACGCCGGGAAGCCGGACTTCGCCGTTGGCGACCATCCGGTAGGCCAGCAGCGCGCCGGTCAGCACGAGCCGGTCGGCCTGGATCGCCTTCCCGTGCGGGTGCGAGATGACGGTGCGGGTCAGCACCATCGACCCCTCGATCACGGCGTCGGTCAGGTTGACCGCGGCGTTCGGCATCCCGCGTTCGCGGTCGTCGCCGCGCTGGACCGTGGTCTCCTCGATCTCGCGGTCGGCGCCGTCGACCTGCACGACGCTGCGGATCAGCCGGACGTCGTTGCGGCTGCGCATGTTGCGCGCCTTCAGCCCGGGCAGCCAGCACTTGCGGAAGACCAGGCCGAGCAGGTTCGCCTCGCGCACGTCCGGCGGCTGCTCGAACCGGCAGCGCTCGAACCGGAACAGGTACTTCAGGTCCGCGGCCCGCAGGTCCAGGGTGCCGGTGATGTAGGCGTCCTCGACGTAGACGATCGGGGCGTTCGTGGCCTGACGCCGCCAGCGCAGCAGCCCGGCGTTGCCCGGTTTCAGCAGCTCGGAGGCCCTGACCTCGTACCGGCGGTCGGGGATACCGGCGAACGGGTCGAGGGGCGGCAACGCGTTCTCGGTCGTCATGAACTCCCCCTCCGGCCCCTGCCATCAAGGTAGCGAAAAAACGGCGGAAACGGTGCCGGAACACCGTTTCCGCCGTAAGACCCTCAGGCGTTGGGATTCAGCACCCGGGCGAGGAACGACTTGGTCCGTTCCTCACGGGGGCTCCCGATGACCTGGTCGGGCGGGCCCTCTTCGACGACGACCCCGCCGTCCATGAACAGGACCTTGTCCGCCACCTCGCGCGCGAACTGCATCTCGTGCGTGACGACGACCATGGTCATGCCGTCCTTGGCGAGCTGCT
This window of the Amycolatopsis balhimycina FH 1894 genome carries:
- a CDS encoding ISAs1 family transposase, producing the protein MPAAQSCLIPVVLDRLAPVIDPEAEPCWAADLRKHLTGVPDPRDRRGVRHSIGSILALAAAAVVAGAQSFTAIGEWAADAPQPVLAALGARFDPRQARYAAPDEATVRRVAARVDGDLLDDVISSWLTGHNTDDPDPAETAPAAIAVDGKSLRGTFARTGGAGVHLLAAITHETATVLGQRQVPAGSSEITWFQPLLDTIDLAGRVVTADALHTTAAHARYLHQRGADYVFTVKENQHRLHSLLDTLPWHEIPAHITSGSGHGRSERRTVQLAPLGEYLGYPAIDFPHATHAFLIERYTTHHTSQKRSAHAAFGLTSLTGPWAHPAHIGDYVRSHWHIENKLHYVRDVTYKEDQSRARTGTAPRVMATLRNLATSAHRQAGHNNIAKALRHTARNATRALTLLGIPT